From one Nocardioides scoriae genomic stretch:
- the sepH gene encoding septation protein SepH, with protein MQHLTPTGRSEDGSRLILVSDSGEEYAVDVDARLREVLRDRPAGAPSTSRAARTGQKQENTMDSALRPRDIQARIRAGESAEQVAQAAGTPVETIMPYASPVLAERAHVAYTALKASVRRPGGPTGGARTLGEAVEQFLAEHRLHDDDVEWDAWRRPDGRWALTADVTVAGRDRHAELTADLPGRYVLAENDDARLLTGELVEDRGTGAVAAAPRRLTALRPGEDLPLGDDAIELVRDREEPSSTAEAFDPGADTADADWIADGAAPVEEPTSAPAHEDGLDDAGHDHADERDPDLEDTVAVPRTDDGPHDEQPEADDEPVVPAADPEVVDAELEARSGPEPDQDELDLGVPPQSAEEKQRTARRKRASVPSWDEIMFGGGGSDS; from the coding sequence ATGCAGCACCTCACCCCGACGGGGCGCAGCGAGGACGGCTCACGGCTGATCCTGGTCAGCGACTCGGGTGAGGAGTACGCCGTCGACGTGGACGCCCGGTTGCGCGAGGTGCTGCGCGACCGACCAGCAGGTGCACCCTCCACCTCACGGGCCGCCCGCACCGGGCAGAAGCAGGAGAACACGATGGACAGCGCCCTGCGACCTCGCGACATCCAGGCGCGGATCCGGGCCGGCGAGTCCGCCGAGCAGGTGGCCCAGGCCGCCGGCACCCCGGTCGAGACGATCATGCCGTACGCCTCCCCCGTGCTCGCCGAGCGCGCCCACGTCGCCTACACCGCGCTCAAGGCCTCCGTGCGCCGCCCCGGCGGTCCGACCGGCGGCGCCCGGACCCTCGGCGAGGCGGTCGAGCAGTTCCTCGCCGAGCACCGCCTCCACGACGACGACGTCGAGTGGGACGCCTGGCGCCGGCCCGACGGCCGGTGGGCGCTGACCGCCGACGTCACCGTCGCGGGCCGCGACCGCCACGCCGAGCTCACCGCCGACCTGCCGGGCCGCTACGTGCTGGCCGAGAACGACGACGCCCGCCTGCTCACCGGCGAGCTCGTCGAGGACCGCGGCACCGGCGCCGTCGCCGCCGCCCCCCGGCGCCTCACCGCGCTGCGGCCGGGCGAGGACCTGCCGCTGGGCGACGACGCCATCGAGCTGGTCCGCGACCGCGAGGAGCCGTCGTCGACCGCCGAGGCCTTCGACCCCGGCGCCGACACCGCCGACGCCGACTGGATCGCCGACGGCGCCGCCCCCGTCGAGGAGCCGACCAGCGCACCCGCCCACGAGGACGGCCTCGACGACGCCGGCCACGACCACGCCGACGAGCGCGACCCCGACCTCGAGGACACCGTCGCCGTCCCCCGCACCGACGACGGGCCCCACGACGAGCAGCCGGAGGCCGACGACGAGCCCGTCGTCCCCGCCGCGGACCCGGAGGTCGTCGACGCGGAGCTGGAGGCCCGGTCCGGGCCCGAGCCCGACCAGGACGAGCTGGACCTGGGCGTCCCGCCCCAGTCGGCCGAGGAGAAGCAGCGCACGGCCCGCAGGAAGCGCGCGTCGGTGCCGTCGTGGGACGAGATCATGTTCGGCGGCGGCGGGTCCGACTCCTAG
- a CDS encoding SDR family oxidoreductase — translation MAYFVTGATGFIGRYLVTELVENREGTIYALCREGSRARLQALVDQWGEDRVVPVVGDLSEPDLGVDPQWIAEHRGDVDHVFHLAAIYDMTASDELNEQLNVGGTRNAVALAEHLGAGCFHQVSSVAASGDFVGVFDETMFDEGQRLPSPYHRTKFESERIVREECEVPWRVYRPAVVVGDSETGAMDKVDGPYYFFPLLKRMRDALPGWVPLVGVDLGDTNVVPVDYVAKAMDHLAHVPGHDGEAFHLVNPEPMNTVGLVNTFAAAANAPRFAVPVDRTVTGLLPTQLLPRALRPAALLGRALHLPPVQLALAQTIGRLGIPPEVLGHVSFSSVYASRRTERALAGSGISVPDLDSYAPALWSWWEEKLDDSIKDDGAAVRALANKTVVITGASSGIGLVTAVQVARAGGVPVLVARGREKLDDTVRLIQAQGGTAHAYPCDLSDLDAIDALTKQLREDFDHVDFVVNNAGRSIRRSLKLSEDRFHDFERTMQLNYYGAIRLVMGLLPAMREQQSGHIVNVSSIGVLTSPPRFSAYVASKAALDAWSNVVSSELVGDGISFTTIHMPLVRTPMIAPTKLYDRFPTISPGQAARKVITALVDRPHEINTKTGNLGALAHTLAPKTAFRILHLAYQVFPDSTAAKAGTTPAGKSESEQLLLARLLQGVHW, via the coding sequence ATGGCCTACTTCGTCACCGGCGCGACCGGCTTCATCGGCCGCTACCTCGTCACCGAGCTGGTCGAGAACCGCGAGGGCACCATCTACGCGCTGTGCCGCGAGGGCTCCCGGGCACGGCTGCAGGCGCTGGTGGACCAGTGGGGCGAGGACCGGGTGGTGCCGGTCGTCGGCGACCTCTCCGAGCCCGACCTCGGCGTCGACCCGCAGTGGATCGCCGAGCACCGCGGCGACGTCGACCACGTCTTCCACCTCGCCGCCATCTACGACATGACCGCGAGCGACGAGCTCAACGAGCAGCTCAACGTCGGCGGCACCCGCAACGCGGTGGCGCTGGCCGAGCACCTGGGCGCCGGCTGCTTCCACCAGGTCTCCTCCGTCGCGGCGTCCGGCGACTTCGTCGGGGTCTTCGACGAGACCATGTTCGACGAGGGCCAGCGGCTGCCGTCGCCCTACCACCGCACCAAGTTCGAGTCCGAGCGGATCGTGCGCGAGGAGTGCGAGGTCCCGTGGCGGGTCTACCGGCCCGCGGTGGTCGTCGGCGACTCCGAGACCGGGGCCATGGACAAGGTCGACGGGCCCTACTACTTCTTCCCGCTGCTCAAGCGGATGCGCGACGCCCTGCCCGGCTGGGTGCCGCTGGTGGGCGTCGACCTCGGCGACACCAACGTGGTGCCGGTCGACTACGTCGCCAAGGCGATGGACCACCTCGCCCACGTGCCCGGCCACGACGGGGAGGCCTTCCACCTCGTCAACCCCGAGCCCATGAACACCGTCGGCCTGGTCAACACCTTCGCCGCGGCCGCCAACGCACCGCGGTTCGCGGTGCCGGTCGACCGCACCGTCACCGGCCTGCTGCCGACCCAGCTGCTCCCCCGGGCGCTGCGGCCCGCCGCGCTGCTCGGCCGGGCGCTGCACCTGCCGCCGGTGCAGCTGGCCCTGGCGCAGACCATCGGGCGCCTCGGCATCCCGCCCGAGGTCCTCGGCCACGTGTCGTTCTCGTCGGTCTACGCCTCCCGCCGCACCGAGAGGGCGCTGGCCGGCTCCGGCATCTCGGTGCCCGACCTCGACTCCTACGCCCCGGCGCTGTGGTCGTGGTGGGAGGAGAAGCTCGACGACTCGATCAAGGACGACGGCGCGGCCGTGCGGGCGCTGGCCAACAAGACCGTCGTCATCACCGGCGCCAGCTCCGGCATCGGCCTGGTCACCGCCGTCCAGGTCGCCAGGGCCGGCGGCGTGCCGGTCCTGGTCGCGCGCGGCCGCGAGAAGCTCGACGACACGGTGCGACTCATCCAGGCGCAGGGCGGCACGGCACACGCCTATCCCTGCGACCTGTCCGACCTCGACGCCATCGACGCGCTCACCAAGCAGCTGCGCGAGGACTTCGACCACGTCGACTTCGTCGTCAACAACGCCGGCCGCTCGATCCGCCGGTCGCTGAAGCTGAGCGAGGACCGCTTCCACGACTTCGAGCGCACCATGCAGCTCAACTACTACGGCGCCATCCGGCTCGTCATGGGGCTGCTCCCGGCGATGCGCGAGCAGCAGTCGGGCCACATCGTCAACGTCTCCTCGATCGGCGTGCTGACCAGCCCGCCCCGGTTCTCGGCGTACGTCGCCTCCAAGGCCGCGCTCGACGCCTGGAGCAACGTGGTCTCCAGCGAGCTCGTGGGCGACGGGATCTCCTTCACCACGATCCACATGCCGCTCGTGCGCACGCCGATGATCGCGCCGACCAAGCTCTACGACCGGTTCCCGACCATCAGCCCCGGCCAGGCGGCCCGCAAGGTGATCACCGCGCTGGTCGACCGGCCCCACGAGATCAACACCAAGACCGGCAACCTGGGCGCGCTGGCCCACACGCTGGCGCCCAAGACGGCCTTCCGGATCCTGCACCTGGCCTACCAGGTCTTCCCCGACTCGACCGCCGCCAAGGCCGGCACCACCCCGGCCGGCAAGTCTGAGAGCGAGCAGCTGCTGCTGGCCCGGCTGCTGCAGGGCGTGCACTGGTAG
- a CDS encoding DUF952 domain-containing protein produces MQVFHIATAADWAAARRSGAYTTSTRGRTLEQEGFLHASRREQVPGTYRAFYADAREPLVLLTIETDRLDVPWREDEVGQDRFPHIYGPLSPDAVVAAQPFAADGSLPSFTRLFVGEMLWRVGLAVVAMLLAGLGAQLAGLSGTDGAPLVGALAGLALGVVVFVVVLRRRR; encoded by the coding sequence GTGCAGGTCTTCCACATCGCCACCGCCGCCGACTGGGCGGCCGCCCGGCGCTCGGGCGCCTACACCACCTCGACGCGCGGCCGCACGCTGGAGCAGGAGGGGTTCCTGCACGCCTCGCGCCGCGAGCAGGTGCCCGGCACCTACCGGGCCTTCTACGCCGATGCCCGCGAGCCGCTGGTGCTGCTCACCATCGAGACCGACCGCCTCGACGTGCCGTGGCGCGAGGACGAGGTGGGCCAGGACCGGTTCCCCCACATCTACGGCCCGCTGTCGCCCGACGCGGTGGTGGCCGCGCAGCCGTTCGCGGCCGACGGCAGCCTGCCGTCGTTCACGCGGCTGTTCGTCGGCGAGATGCTGTGGCGGGTCGGGCTGGCGGTCGTCGCGATGCTGCTGGCCGGCCTCGGGGCGCAGCTCGCCGGGCTGAGCGGCACCGACGGCGCCCCGCTGGTGGGGGCGCTGGCCGGGCTGGCGCTCGGCGTCGTGGTGTTCGTCGTCGTGCTGCGCCGCCGGCGCTGA
- a CDS encoding class I SAM-dependent methyltransferase encodes MSDSAYTAEDFDRWYADLDASTARDDLEQRHLGLSPELSRTVTGLVPLDGLAAVTSALWLAPDELLLDLACGQGGYGLEVASRTRARLLGIDFSAEAVRQATAEAARQERDATFRVGSLTDTGLEDASVDAVICLDSVQFAERPDAAYAEVARVLRPGGRLVLTAWEPRDAADEQVPASMRRLRLADGLVVAGFEDVEVEECDDWAAQERALWEEARGTDPGGDPALEALRDEALSVLATFDRVQRVMASGTRRA; translated from the coding sequence ATGAGCGACTCGGCGTACACCGCGGAGGACTTCGACCGGTGGTACGCCGACCTCGACGCCTCGACCGCCCGCGACGACCTGGAGCAGCGCCACCTCGGGCTGTCCCCCGAGCTGTCGCGCACGGTCACCGGGCTGGTGCCCCTCGACGGCCTGGCCGCGGTCACCAGCGCGCTCTGGCTGGCGCCCGACGAGCTGCTGCTCGACCTGGCCTGCGGGCAGGGCGGCTACGGCCTCGAGGTGGCCTCGCGGACCCGCGCCCGGCTGCTCGGGATCGACTTCTCGGCCGAGGCGGTGCGCCAGGCCACGGCCGAGGCGGCCCGCCAGGAGCGCGACGCGACCTTCCGGGTCGGCTCGCTGACCGACACCGGGCTCGAGGACGCCAGCGTCGACGCCGTGATCTGCCTCGACTCGGTGCAGTTCGCCGAGCGGCCCGACGCGGCGTACGCCGAGGTGGCGCGGGTGCTGCGCCCCGGCGGGCGCCTGGTCCTCACCGCCTGGGAGCCGCGCGACGCCGCCGACGAGCAGGTGCCCGCCTCGATGCGCCGGCTCCGGCTCGCCGACGGCCTCGTGGTCGCGGGCTTCGAGGACGTCGAGGTCGAGGAGTGCGACGACTGGGCGGCACAGGAGCGGGCGCTGTGGGAGGAGGCCCGCGGCACCGACCCCGGCGGCGACCCGGCGCTGGAGGCGCTGCGGGACGAGGCGCTCAGCGTGCTGGCGACCTTCGACCGCGTCCAGCGGGTGATGGCCAGCGGCACCCGCCGCGCCTGA
- a CDS encoding sulfurtransferase, whose translation MQPTAAPHPLIAVDELARLLEDEPAPTLLDVRYRMGGPPGGAEFERGHVPGAAYVDLDGALAAPPGDGGRHPLPDPADLQAALRAAGVREGRPVVVYDDWQGRAAARCWWLLRWAGHGSVRVLDGGWGAWVGAGHPVATGAGAPEPGDLVVRPGSVPTVGPEEVLDVAARGLLLDAREAPRYAGETEPVDPVAGHVPGAVNAPTSANLADDGRFRSPTELAEVYAAARGRETAVYCGSGVTAAHDLLAMAVAGLDGALYPGSWSEWVRDPARPVATGPTPSGGVAEH comes from the coding sequence ATGCAGCCGACCGCCGCCCCGCACCCGCTGATCGCCGTCGACGAGCTCGCCCGCCTGCTCGAGGACGAGCCGGCGCCCACCCTGCTCGACGTCCGCTACCGGATGGGCGGGCCGCCCGGCGGGGCGGAGTTCGAGCGCGGCCACGTGCCCGGCGCGGCGTACGTCGACCTGGACGGTGCGCTGGCCGCTCCGCCCGGCGACGGCGGTCGGCACCCGCTGCCGGACCCGGCCGACCTGCAGGCCGCGCTCCGGGCCGCCGGGGTGCGGGAGGGACGTCCGGTCGTGGTCTACGACGACTGGCAGGGGCGCGCAGCCGCCCGCTGCTGGTGGCTGCTGCGCTGGGCCGGCCACGGGTCCGTGCGGGTCCTCGACGGTGGCTGGGGCGCCTGGGTCGGCGCGGGGCACCCGGTCGCGACGGGCGCCGGGGCTCCCGAGCCCGGCGACCTCGTGGTCCGCCCGGGGTCGGTGCCGACCGTCGGGCCCGAGGAGGTGCTCGACGTCGCGGCGCGCGGCCTGCTGCTCGACGCCCGCGAGGCGCCCCGCTACGCCGGCGAGACCGAGCCGGTCGACCCCGTGGCCGGCCACGTGCCCGGGGCGGTCAACGCCCCCACCAGCGCCAACCTGGCCGACGACGGCCGGTTCCGCAGCCCCACCGAGCTCGCCGAGGTGTACGCCGCGGCGCGCGGCCGCGAGACGGCCGTGTACTGCGGCAGCGGGGTCACGGCGGCCCACGACCTGCTCGCGATGGCGGTCGCCGGCCTCGACGGCGCGCTCTACCCCGGCTCCTGGAGCGAGTGGGTGCGCGACCCCGCGCGGCCCGTGGCCACCGGGCCGACGCCGTCCGGGGGCGTCGCGGAGCACTAG
- a CDS encoding thymidine kinase — protein sequence MAELQFFTGTMDSGKSTLALQTNHNHAARGRLGRIFTTHDRAGQALISSRLGLTHDALEVEEDFDFWRYVVDQLTRGQRIDYLVCDEVQFYSGRQVEDLAKVVDELQIDVFAFGILSDFRTQLFEGSRRMVELADRMHVLQVEALCWCGKRATHNARSVDGTMVVEGEQVVVGDVEDQSAPPAEVVYEVLCRAHHRRRMTAARARAISMIAEPLPFA from the coding sequence GTGGCCGAACTACAGTTCTTCACCGGGACCATGGACTCGGGGAAGAGCACGCTGGCGTTGCAGACCAACCACAACCACGCCGCACGCGGTCGCCTGGGGCGGATCTTCACCACCCACGACCGCGCCGGGCAGGCGCTGATCTCCTCCCGGCTGGGCCTGACCCACGACGCGCTCGAGGTCGAGGAGGACTTCGACTTCTGGCGCTACGTCGTCGACCAGCTGACCCGGGGGCAGCGCATCGACTACCTGGTGTGCGACGAGGTGCAGTTCTACTCCGGCCGCCAGGTCGAGGACCTGGCCAAGGTCGTCGACGAGCTGCAGATCGACGTGTTCGCCTTCGGCATCCTCAGCGACTTCCGCACGCAGCTCTTCGAGGGCTCGCGCCGCATGGTCGAGCTCGCCGACCGGATGCACGTGCTCCAGGTCGAGGCGCTGTGCTGGTGCGGCAAGCGGGCCACCCACAACGCCCGCTCGGTCGACGGCACCATGGTCGTCGAGGGCGAGCAGGTCGTGGTCGGCGACGTCGAGGACCAGTCGGCGCCGCCGGCCGAGGTCGTCTACGAGGTGCTCTGCCGCGCCCACCACCGGCGCCGGATGACCGCCGCCCGCGCGCGTGCGATCTCGATGATCGCCGAGCCGCTCCCCTTCGCCTGA
- a CDS encoding alkaline phosphatase family protein, with product MTQGAWGSGPATGFLAPAWSSADAAGRTLADVLPAVARALGVDLGGHASSLELPPAPAYVVVLVDGLGHELLAEHRAQAPYLHSLLGTPPATCGVPSTTATSLTSLGTALAPGQHGLVGFTSRVPATGELLNALFWDRDVDPLDWQPHPTAFARLEALGVRTTVVSKREFAGSGLTRCGQRGAAYVGADDIAERVAGAVAAAAHRPSLTYVYDGDLDWHGHRAGVDSQRWRGQLRDVDEDVQELRDALPPEVRIVVVADHGMVDCGPETRVDVDVLPGLRDGVTLLGGEARFRHVYCHDGAVDDVAATWREVLGERATVLTREQATARGWFGPVDAGVRPRIGDVVAAAHGTWGLFSTTDFAYETTLVGLHGSLTPQEMLIPLLVC from the coding sequence GTGACGCAGGGGGCGTGGGGGTCGGGCCCCGCCACGGGGTTCCTCGCCCCGGCGTGGTCCTCCGCCGACGCCGCCGGCCGGACCCTGGCCGACGTGCTGCCGGCCGTCGCGCGGGCGCTCGGGGTGGACCTCGGCGGCCACGCCAGCAGCCTCGAGCTGCCACCGGCCCCGGCGTACGTCGTGGTGCTGGTCGACGGCCTCGGCCACGAGCTGCTCGCCGAGCACCGCGCCCAGGCGCCCTACCTGCACTCCCTGCTGGGCACGCCGCCCGCCACCTGCGGGGTGCCCTCGACCACCGCGACCTCGCTGACCTCGCTCGGCACCGCGCTGGCGCCCGGCCAGCACGGCCTGGTGGGCTTCACCTCGCGCGTGCCGGCCACCGGCGAGCTGCTCAACGCGCTGTTCTGGGACCGTGACGTCGACCCGCTCGACTGGCAGCCCCACCCCACCGCCTTCGCGCGCCTGGAGGCGCTGGGGGTCCGCACGACCGTGGTGAGCAAGCGCGAGTTCGCCGGGTCCGGGCTCACCCGCTGCGGCCAGCGGGGCGCGGCGTACGTCGGGGCCGACGACATCGCCGAGCGGGTCGCCGGCGCGGTGGCGGCCGCTGCCCACCGGCCCTCGCTGACCTACGTCTACGACGGCGACCTCGACTGGCACGGCCACCGCGCGGGCGTGGACTCCCAGCGGTGGCGGGGGCAGCTGCGCGACGTCGACGAGGACGTCCAGGAGCTGCGCGACGCACTGCCGCCGGAGGTGCGGATCGTGGTCGTGGCCGACCACGGGATGGTCGACTGCGGCCCCGAGACCCGCGTCGACGTCGACGTGCTGCCCGGGCTGCGCGACGGCGTCACGCTGCTCGGCGGCGAGGCCCGGTTCCGCCACGTCTACTGCCACGACGGGGCCGTCGACGACGTCGCGGCCACCTGGCGCGAGGTGCTGGGGGAGCGCGCGACCGTGCTGACCCGCGAGCAGGCCACCGCGCGCGGCTGGTTCGGCCCGGTCGACGCGGGCGTGCGGCCGCGCATCGGCGACGTCGTGGCCGCGGCGCACGGCACCTGGGGGCTGTTCAGCACCACCGACTTCGCCTACGAGACCACCCTGGTCGGCCTGCACGGCTCGCTGACCCCGCAGGAGATGCTCATCCCCCTCCTGGTCTGCTGA
- a CDS encoding DUF5998 family protein: MRTVTSPDRFGALVAAIEKTGYYPEVVAAGVRAAVAGEQVDAFLVHHEPTIDRDEVRRHITVVVLTDSRLILCHTDEHAPDDLLPEPYTSTSTEAVRLSSVRSVVVNRMVANPESFAGRGQPVPSEAVLTVGWGGLNRLDLEPAGCADPECEADHGYTGVLASDDFSLRVSSAADGQQAVDDLLVFAESLSARTHG, translated from the coding sequence ATGCGCACCGTCACGTCCCCGGACCGGTTCGGCGCCCTCGTGGCCGCCATCGAGAAGACCGGGTACTACCCCGAGGTCGTGGCCGCGGGCGTCCGCGCCGCCGTCGCGGGCGAGCAGGTCGACGCCTTCCTCGTCCACCACGAGCCGACGATCGACCGCGACGAGGTGCGTCGCCACATCACCGTCGTGGTGCTCACCGACAGCCGGCTGATCCTGTGCCACACCGACGAGCACGCCCCCGACGACCTGCTGCCCGAGCCCTACACCTCGACCTCCACCGAGGCGGTGCGGCTGTCCTCGGTGCGCTCGGTCGTGGTCAACCGGATGGTGGCCAACCCCGAGTCGTTCGCCGGCCGCGGCCAGCCCGTGCCCAGCGAGGCCGTGCTGACCGTGGGCTGGGGTGGCCTCAACCGGCTCGACCTGGAGCCGGCGGGCTGCGCCGACCCCGAGTGCGAGGCCGACCACGGCTACACCGGCGTGCTCGCCTCCGACGACTTCTCGCTGCGGGTCAGCTCCGCCGCCGACGGCCAGCAGGCGGTCGACGACCTGCTCGTCTTCGCCGAGAGCCTCTCGGCCCGCACGCACGGCTGA
- a CDS encoding bifunctional acetate--CoA ligase family protein/GNAT family N-acetyltransferase, which translates to MTSLETETPSPAPRDYPEHWEADVLLRDGRTAHLRPILPSDAEGLVEFYAQVSQQSKYYRFFAPMPTLSDRDVARFTTVDHRQRVAFVITLAQKILAVGRYDLLDAERAEVAFLVQDQHQGRGIGQVLLEHLAQAGRERGVKRFVAEVLPDNRRMIQVFREQGYSVKGGWEEGVMHLEFDIDPTETSIGVIAAREHRSEAASIAAFLNAGSVAVIGASRRRDTIGATLVRNLVLGDYAGRVYVVNPAADSVAGMPSYATVGDIPGDVDVAIVAVPADKVQDVVLDCAAKGVHGLVVISSGFAETGEEGRKRQRKLVGLARSYGLRLIGPNCLGVINTASAVSLNASLAPVMPPRGRAGFFCQSGALGTAILEKVRARGLGLSTFVSAGNRADVSGNDLLQYWEEDEATEVILLYLESIGNPRKFSRIARRVSRSKPIIAVRSGRTTQGVPMGHAVRQIAAPPEAVDAMFKQAGILQVDTLEEMFDVAQLLAHQPLPSGSRVAIVGNSDALGLLAVDAAVANGLTVTSATALGADATAEDFEDALDAAIDDDHVDAVVAVYIPPLDAGGEEVANVLAAVGEQSDKPLVSTFLGREGVPELLRVPDLSGDTAGRGSVPSYQAVEAAVRALARVVEYAAWRDRDDQDGAVLEHVDLEAATRQVNELLMHHPQGKNLSDVELQALLGHYGVDLWERVHVHSVEEALAAARQLGWDVVLKATAERLRQRPDLAHVWRNIDDEDDMRDAWASLMELIADPADAEFVVQRTASPGVPIAIGGLEDPLFGPAVSFGIAGALTDLVGDKAFRIPPISAVDAAETVRSVKAAPLLFGFRGSEQVDVAAVEDLIRRVAQLKIDLPQVSQLDLVLVHATAGGVTVLHATGRVAPVADARSDLFVRRLTAPAGDTLPG; encoded by the coding sequence CTCCTCCGCGACGGCCGGACCGCCCACCTGCGCCCGATCCTGCCCAGCGACGCCGAGGGGCTCGTCGAGTTCTACGCCCAGGTCTCCCAGCAGTCGAAGTACTACCGCTTCTTCGCCCCGATGCCGACCCTCTCGGACCGCGACGTCGCGCGCTTCACCACCGTCGACCACCGCCAGCGGGTGGCCTTCGTGATCACCCTGGCCCAGAAGATCCTCGCCGTGGGCCGATACGACCTGCTCGACGCCGAGCGCGCCGAGGTGGCCTTCCTCGTCCAGGACCAGCACCAGGGCCGCGGCATCGGCCAGGTGCTGCTCGAGCACCTCGCCCAGGCCGGTCGCGAGCGCGGCGTGAAGCGCTTCGTGGCCGAGGTGCTGCCCGACAACCGCCGGATGATCCAGGTCTTCCGCGAGCAGGGCTACTCGGTCAAGGGCGGCTGGGAGGAGGGGGTGATGCACCTCGAGTTCGACATCGACCCCACCGAGACCTCGATCGGCGTGATCGCCGCCCGCGAGCACCGCTCCGAGGCCGCCTCGATCGCCGCCTTCCTCAACGCCGGCTCGGTCGCCGTCATCGGCGCCTCCCGCCGCCGCGACACCATCGGCGCCACGCTGGTGCGCAACCTGGTGCTGGGCGACTACGCCGGCCGGGTGTACGTCGTGAACCCCGCGGCCGACTCGGTGGCCGGCATGCCGTCGTACGCCACGGTCGGCGACATCCCCGGCGACGTCGACGTCGCGATCGTGGCGGTGCCGGCCGACAAGGTGCAGGACGTCGTGCTCGACTGCGCGGCCAAGGGCGTGCACGGCCTCGTGGTCATCTCCAGCGGCTTCGCCGAGACCGGCGAGGAGGGTCGCAAGCGGCAGCGCAAGCTGGTCGGGCTGGCCCGCTCCTACGGCCTGCGGCTGATCGGCCCCAACTGCCTCGGCGTCATCAACACCGCCTCCGCGGTGTCGCTCAACGCCTCGCTCGCGCCGGTGATGCCGCCGCGGGGCCGGGCGGGCTTCTTCTGCCAGTCCGGCGCGCTCGGCACCGCGATCCTGGAGAAGGTCCGGGCCCGCGGCCTCGGCCTGTCGACCTTCGTCAGCGCCGGCAACCGCGCCGACGTCTCGGGCAACGACCTCCTGCAGTACTGGGAGGAGGACGAGGCGACCGAGGTGATCCTGCTCTACCTGGAGTCCATCGGGAACCCGCGCAAGTTCTCCCGGATCGCGCGCCGCGTCTCGCGCTCCAAGCCGATCATCGCCGTCCGCTCGGGGCGCACCACCCAGGGGGTGCCGATGGGCCACGCCGTGCGCCAGATCGCCGCGCCGCCCGAGGCCGTCGACGCGATGTTCAAGCAGGCCGGCATCCTCCAGGTCGACACGCTCGAGGAGATGTTCGACGTCGCCCAGCTGCTGGCCCACCAGCCGCTGCCGTCCGGCTCCCGGGTGGCCATCGTCGGCAACTCCGACGCGCTGGGCCTGCTCGCCGTCGACGCCGCGGTCGCCAACGGGCTCACGGTCACCAGCGCCACCGCCCTGGGGGCCGACGCCACCGCCGAGGACTTCGAGGACGCGCTCGACGCCGCCATCGACGACGACCACGTCGACGCCGTCGTCGCGGTCTACATCCCGCCGCTGGACGCCGGCGGCGAGGAGGTCGCCAACGTGCTGGCCGCGGTGGGGGAGCAGTCCGACAAGCCGCTGGTCTCGACCTTCCTGGGCCGCGAGGGCGTGCCCGAGCTGCTCCGCGTGCCCGACCTCTCGGGCGACACCGCCGGCCGCGGGTCGGTGCCGTCCTACCAGGCGGTCGAGGCCGCGGTGCGCGCGCTCGCCCGCGTCGTGGAGTACGCCGCGTGGCGCGACCGCGACGACCAGGACGGCGCCGTCCTCGAGCACGTCGACCTCGAGGCCGCGACCCGCCAGGTCAACGAGCTGCTGATGCACCACCCCCAGGGCAAGAACCTCTCCGACGTCGAGCTGCAGGCGCTGCTGGGCCACTACGGGGTCGACCTGTGGGAGCGCGTGCACGTCCACTCGGTGGAGGAGGCGCTGGCCGCCGCCCGTCAGCTCGGCTGGGACGTCGTGCTCAAGGCGACCGCCGAGCGGCTGCGCCAGCGTCCCGACCTGGCCCACGTGTGGCGCAACATCGACGACGAGGACGACATGCGCGACGCCTGGGCCTCGCTCATGGAGCTGATCGCGGACCCGGCCGACGCGGAGTTCGTGGTGCAGCGCACCGCCTCCCCGGGCGTGCCGATCGCCATCGGCGGCCTCGAGGACCCGCTGTTCGGCCCGGCCGTCTCCTTCGGCATCGCCGGGGCGCTGACCGACCTCGTCGGTGACAAGGCCTTCCGGATCCCGCCCATCAGCGCGGTGGACGCCGCGGAGACGGTGCGCTCGGTCAAGGCCGCGCCGCTGCTGTTCGGCTTCCGCGGCAGCGAGCAGGTCGACGTGGCCGCGGTCGAGGACCTGATCCGTCGGGTCGCGCAGCTCAAGATCGACCTGCCGCAGGTCAGCCAGCTCGACCTGGTGCTGGTGCACGCGACCGCCGGGGGCGTCACGGTGCTGCACGCCACCGGCCGGGTGGCGCCGGTCGCCGACGCCCGCTCGGACCTGTTCGTCCGGCGGCTGACGGCCCCGGCGGGCGACACGCTGCCCGGCTGA